From Novosphingobium decolorationis, one genomic window encodes:
- a CDS encoding ArsR/SmtB family transcription factor, with protein sequence MQIDPLLRALSEPTRLRIMRLLAHMELSVGELAQVLGQSQPRVSRHVRILCDAGLSERRKEGSWVFLRTAVSETSEPEMGAAAARLLTIAERDDPEFAHRCRDDRRQLASIREAREANAQAYFARHAPEWDTLRQLHGADEPVEAALIAALGCAPGNQTGKLGALLDIGTGTGRMAELLADSASHVTALDRNPEMLQIARARLQALPADKVDLVRGDFVDLPFDSGSFDTVLFHQVLHFAPSPGPVLDEAARVTRAGGRIAIVDLAAHEREELRERHAHARLGFSDAQMASLMADAGFAPAPPIALPGDTLTVKIWTAERLPCPAPTPAPASA encoded by the coding sequence ATGCAAATCGACCCACTTCTGAGGGCCCTTTCGGAGCCGACGCGCCTGCGCATCATGCGTTTGCTGGCGCACATGGAGCTTTCCGTGGGCGAACTTGCGCAAGTGCTGGGCCAGAGCCAGCCGCGTGTTTCGCGCCATGTGCGAATCCTGTGCGACGCGGGACTGTCCGAACGCCGCAAGGAAGGCAGCTGGGTCTTCCTGCGCACGGCCGTGAGCGAAACTTCCGAGCCCGAGATGGGGGCGGCCGCCGCGCGCCTGCTCACCATTGCCGAGCGCGACGACCCCGAATTTGCGCATCGCTGCCGCGATGACCGCCGCCAGCTCGCTTCGATCCGCGAGGCGCGCGAGGCCAATGCACAGGCCTATTTCGCGCGCCACGCGCCGGAATGGGATACCCTGCGCCAGCTCCACGGCGCCGACGAGCCGGTCGAGGCTGCGCTCATCGCCGCACTCGGCTGCGCGCCGGGCAATCAGACCGGAAAGCTGGGCGCCCTGCTCGACATCGGCACCGGCACCGGCCGCATGGCCGAACTTCTGGCCGACAGCGCGAGCCACGTCACCGCGCTCGACCGCAACCCGGAGATGCTCCAGATCGCACGGGCCCGGCTCCAGGCGCTGCCCGCCGACAAGGTCGACCTGGTGCGCGGCGATTTCGTCGACCTGCCTTTCGATTCGGGCAGCTTCGACACCGTGCTGTTCCACCAAGTGCTCCACTTCGCGCCCTCGCCCGGCCCCGTCCTCGACGAAGCCGCGCGCGTCACGCGTGCAGGCGGGCGCATCGCCATCGTCGATCTGGCCGCGCACGAGCGCGAGGAACTTCGCGAGCGTCATGCCCATGCCCGACTCGGATTTTCCGATGCACAGATGGCCTCGCTCATGGCCGACGCGGGTTTCGCGCCCGCCCCGCCCATTGCTCTTCCGGGTGACACCCTGACGGTGAAGATCTGGACTGCCGAGCGCCTGCCCTGCCCTGCCCCTACGCCTGCCCCGGCATCTGCCTGA
- a CDS encoding GNAT family N-acetyltransferase, whose translation MTNMPIWRIRVATPEDAETLSLIGSATFLEAFAGVVHGQGLLGHCRTSHSAETYRRYLESGARIWLAEVEPGHAPVGYALTCTPELDQAKDGDVELKRIYVLAKFQGTVIASALMRNVLEAAQADGHKRLLLGVKNDNQRALSFYAKNNFETIGSRSFDVGGVIYDDFVLARPLAALATT comes from the coding sequence ATGACGAACATGCCTATCTGGCGCATCCGGGTTGCCACGCCCGAGGATGCCGAAACTCTCTCGCTCATTGGCTCGGCCACGTTCCTGGAGGCCTTCGCAGGCGTCGTCCACGGCCAGGGTCTTCTGGGCCACTGCCGCACCTCGCATTCGGCCGAGACCTACCGCCGCTATCTGGAGAGCGGCGCGCGGATCTGGCTCGCCGAAGTCGAACCGGGCCATGCGCCGGTAGGCTATGCCCTCACCTGCACGCCCGAGCTTGACCAGGCGAAGGACGGCGACGTGGAACTGAAGCGCATCTACGTTCTCGCCAAGTTCCAAGGCACCGTGATCGCGAGCGCGCTCATGCGCAATGTCCTGGAAGCCGCGCAGGCCGACGGACACAAGCGCCTGCTGCTCGGCGTCAAGAACGACAACCAGCGTGCCTTGAGCTTCTACGCCAAGAACAATTTCGAGACGATCGGCTCGCGCAGCTTCGATGTCGGCGGCGTGATCTACGACGACTTCGTGCTCGCGCGCCCGCTCGCCGCACTCGCCACCACCTGA
- the recQ gene encoding DNA helicase RecQ: MNDDDWPFETTFYGDDDDWQSDLAPPVDNTPAAPPSAERVREALQATFGFSGFRGVQDQVVDRVLQGQSTLAVMPTGAGKSLTYQLPAVLLEGTCVVVSPLIALMHDQLRSARANGIHAATLTSVDADWRETLDAFRAGQLDLLYIAPERASQPAFRDLLASTRISLFAIDEAHCVSEWGHDFRPDYRLLKPLLDAFPQVPRLALTATADRHTRADILTQLGIGEDGLIVAGFDRPNIRYAIRPRDSVARQLKGVIDENPGPGIIYAPTRARVEQLAETLAKSTGRPVLPYHAGLPSEVRQKNQAAFVASEDMVMVATVAFGMGIDKPDVRFVAHAGIPKSIEGYYQETGRAGRDGDPSVAVMFWGADDFARARMRLAEVDEARQQSERQRLESLAGLIETADCRRAVLLRHFGEEPPAKCGNCDTCLEPVDVIDATTLAQKLLSAVYRTGQTYGLGHLEKVLTGVTDDRVLQRGHDQLSVFGILREEEKPILKALARALQARGSLVPTEHGGLALGGDAREILKNEAAVMIVRPPKKERGRRGRGADQTPNPVGDPLFDALRELRRDLAKDQGVPPYVIFHDATLREMASMRPSSLSELGSITGVGSRKLDAYGEEFLHVLQQF; encoded by the coding sequence GTGAACGACGACGACTGGCCCTTCGAGACGACCTTCTACGGCGATGATGATGACTGGCAGAGCGACCTTGCCCCGCCCGTCGACAACACGCCCGCCGCGCCCCCGTCTGCCGAGCGCGTGCGCGAGGCGCTGCAGGCGACCTTCGGCTTTTCGGGCTTTCGCGGGGTCCAGGACCAGGTGGTGGACCGCGTCCTCCAGGGGCAGTCCACGCTGGCGGTGATGCCCACCGGCGCGGGCAAGTCCCTCACCTACCAGCTGCCCGCCGTGCTTCTCGAAGGCACCTGTGTGGTCGTCTCGCCGCTTATCGCGCTCATGCACGACCAGCTGCGCTCCGCGCGCGCCAACGGCATCCACGCGGCGACCCTTACCAGCGTCGATGCCGACTGGCGCGAGACGCTCGACGCGTTCCGCGCAGGCCAGCTCGACCTTCTCTACATCGCGCCCGAGCGGGCGAGCCAGCCCGCCTTCCGTGACTTGCTGGCGAGCACCCGCATCTCGCTCTTTGCCATCGACGAGGCGCACTGCGTCTCGGAATGGGGGCACGACTTCCGGCCCGACTACCGCCTCCTGAAGCCGCTTCTCGACGCCTTCCCGCAGGTCCCCCGCCTCGCGCTGACCGCGACGGCCGACCGCCATACCCGCGCCGACATCCTGACCCAGCTCGGGATCGGCGAGGACGGCCTCATCGTCGCCGGGTTCGACCGCCCCAACATCCGCTACGCAATCCGCCCGCGCGACAGCGTGGCGCGCCAGTTGAAGGGCGTGATCGACGAGAACCCGGGTCCCGGCATCATCTACGCCCCCACCCGCGCGCGCGTGGAACAGCTTGCCGAGACACTCGCGAAGTCAACCGGCCGCCCGGTCCTGCCCTACCATGCCGGGTTGCCCTCGGAAGTCCGCCAGAAGAACCAGGCCGCCTTCGTGGCGAGCGAGGACATGGTGATGGTCGCGACCGTCGCCTTCGGCATGGGCATCGACAAGCCCGACGTGCGCTTCGTTGCCCACGCCGGGATCCCCAAGTCGATCGAAGGCTACTACCAGGAAACGGGCCGCGCCGGGCGCGACGGCGATCCTTCGGTCGCCGTCATGTTCTGGGGCGCCGACGACTTTGCCCGCGCGCGCATGCGCCTGGCCGAAGTCGACGAGGCGCGCCAGCAAAGCGAACGCCAGCGCCTTGAATCGCTCGCCGGGCTGATCGAGACCGCGGACTGCCGCCGCGCCGTCCTCTTGCGCCACTTCGGCGAGGAACCGCCGGCCAAGTGCGGCAACTGCGACACCTGCCTGGAACCCGTCGACGTGATCGACGCGACGACGCTGGCGCAAAAGCTGCTTTCGGCGGTCTACCGTACCGGGCAGACCTATGGCCTCGGCCACCTCGAGAAGGTGCTGACGGGCGTCACGGACGACCGCGTGCTCCAGCGCGGGCACGACCAGCTGTCGGTCTTCGGCATCCTGCGCGAGGAGGAAAAGCCGATCCTCAAGGCCCTCGCCCGCGCCCTTCAGGCCCGCGGCAGCCTGGTCCCCACCGAACACGGCGGGCTGGCGCTCGGCGGCGATGCCCGCGAGATCCTCAAGAACGAGGCCGCCGTGATGATCGTGCGCCCGCCCAAAAAGGAACGCGGACGCCGGGGCCGCGGGGCGGACCAGACGCCCAACCCGGTCGGCGATCCGCTCTTCGATGCCCTGCGCGAACTGCGCCGCGACCTCGCCAAGGACCAGGGCGTGCCGCCCTATGTCATCTTCCACGACGCCACGTTGCGCGAGATGGCCTCGATGCGCCCCTCCAGCCTTTCCGAACTGGGCTCGATCACGGGCGTGGGCAGCCGCAAGCTCGACGCTTACGGCGAGGAATTCCTCCACGTTCTTCAGCAGTTCTGA
- the metF gene encoding methylenetetrahydrofolate reductase [NAD(P)H] produces the protein MTVTTRPAEAATSAPCGDTPLFGEMAGDIAVSYEFFPPKTEKMEAQLWDAITELAPLAPKFVSVTYGAGGSTRERTHATVARIRRETDLVPAAHLTCVAASKGEIDEIADEYWDAGVRHIVALRGDPQPQDNGVFRAHPEGYASAAALVEGLRKRHDFEISVAAYPEMHPEASSAQSDLDNLKRKIDAGSTRAITQFFFSADAYFRFLDKALAAGITAPIVPGIMPVTNFAAIRRMSANTEIPASLESLFADLDERPGPRALVAAVAAADLCKRLYDGGVRNFHFYTLNKADQTYAICQLLGLRPKETV, from the coding sequence ATGACTGTTACGACCCGACCCGCCGAAGCTGCCACGTCCGCCCCCTGCGGCGATACGCCGCTATTCGGCGAAATGGCCGGAGACATTGCGGTCTCCTACGAGTTCTTTCCGCCCAAGACCGAGAAGATGGAGGCCCAGCTGTGGGACGCCATCACCGAACTGGCGCCTCTGGCCCCCAAATTTGTCTCGGTCACCTATGGCGCGGGCGGCTCGACGCGCGAGCGCACCCACGCGACGGTCGCGCGCATCCGCCGCGAAACGGATCTGGTCCCCGCCGCACACCTTACCTGCGTTGCGGCCAGCAAGGGCGAGATCGACGAGATCGCCGATGAATACTGGGATGCAGGCGTGCGCCATATTGTCGCCCTGCGTGGCGATCCCCAGCCCCAGGATAACGGCGTCTTCCGCGCCCACCCCGAAGGTTACGCCAGCGCCGCAGCGCTTGTCGAAGGGCTGAGGAAGCGCCACGATTTCGAGATCTCGGTCGCCGCCTATCCCGAAATGCACCCCGAGGCATCGAGCGCGCAGAGCGACCTCGACAACCTCAAGCGCAAGATCGATGCGGGCTCCACGCGTGCGATCACGCAGTTCTTCTTTTCGGCCGACGCCTATTTCCGCTTCCTCGACAAGGCGTTGGCCGCGGGCATCACCGCGCCGATCGTGCCCGGCATCATGCCCGTCACCAACTTCGCCGCGATCCGCCGCATGTCCGCGAACACCGAGATTCCCGCCTCGCTCGAATCGCTGTTCGCCGATCTCGACGAACGCCCCGGCCCGCGCGCGCTGGTCGCCGCCGTTGCCGCGGCCGACCTGTGCAAGCGCCTCTACGACGGGGGCGTGCGCAACTTCCATTTCTACACGCTCAACAAGGCCGACCAGACCTACGCGATCTGCCAGCTGCTCGGCCTGCGCCCCAAGGAGACCGTCTGA
- the metH gene encoding methionine synthase, translating to MTETSASAATPASASGSRFVNIGERTNVTGSARFKKLIMAGDYATAVEVARQQVENGAQVIDINMDEGLLDALEAMTTFLNLIAAEPDIARVPIMIDSSKWDVIEAGLKCVSGKPIVNSISMKEGEELFLKQARTCMAYGAAVVVMAFDETGQADTKARKVEICTRAYKLLTGIGFPPEDIIFDPNVFAVATGIEEHDRYALDFIEAVAEIKAACPHVHFSGGLSNLSFSFRGNETVRRAMHSVFLYYAIPAGLDMSIVNAGQLDVYDQIDPALREACEDVILMRTPKAGGDQTATERLIELAESFKGKDKAQEKATQEWRTWEPVKRIEHALVRGIDAHIVDDTEEARQAIFAAGGRPIEVIEGPLMDGMNVVGDLFGSGKMFLPQVVKSARVMKKAVAHLIPFIEAEKDANSKAKGRIIMATVKGDVHDIGKNIVGVVLQCNGYEVIDLGVMVPWSTILETAQKEDVDIIGLSGLITPSLDEMVTVAEEMQRADMKIPLLIGGATTSKVHTALRIDPAYTGAVIHVLDASRAVGVASQLLSDTQAEGYIESVAIDYEKVREARAGKGKRDVLPIADARANAFKPDFADKAPAPMQPGLHVFEDWDLADLRETFDWTPFFRAWELAGTYPAILNDEVVGESARNLFEDAHKMLDTIVEEKWLTARGVCSFWECHQDGDDILLTDGTRLPMLRQQVEKSRDRANFCLSDFVDPAGDWLGGFAVGIHGIDEHIARFKAAHDDYSDILLKALADRFAEAFAERLHQHVRTTLWGYSPDEQLTNEALIREQYRGIRPAPGYPACPDHSLKPILFDLLRAQDTAGITLTESQAMLPTSAVSGFYFAHPESQYFGVARIGRDQLEDYAGRRGIDIATAERWLRPNLD from the coding sequence ATGACCGAGACTTCCGCCTCTGCCGCCACGCCCGCTTCGGCCTCGGGCTCGCGCTTCGTCAATATCGGCGAGCGCACCAACGTCACCGGCTCTGCCAGGTTCAAGAAGCTGATCATGGCTGGCGACTATGCGACCGCGGTCGAAGTCGCGCGCCAGCAGGTCGAGAACGGCGCGCAGGTCATCGACATCAACATGGACGAGGGCCTGCTCGACGCGCTCGAGGCGATGACCACCTTCCTCAACCTGATCGCGGCCGAGCCGGACATCGCGCGCGTGCCGATCATGATCGATTCGTCGAAATGGGACGTGATCGAGGCGGGCCTCAAGTGCGTCTCGGGCAAGCCCATCGTCAATTCGATCTCGATGAAGGAAGGCGAGGAACTCTTCCTCAAACAGGCGCGCACCTGCATGGCCTATGGCGCGGCCGTGGTCGTCATGGCCTTCGACGAGACCGGGCAGGCCGACACCAAGGCGCGCAAGGTGGAAATCTGCACCCGCGCCTACAAGCTGCTGACCGGCATCGGTTTTCCGCCCGAAGACATCATCTTCGACCCCAACGTCTTTGCCGTGGCCACCGGCATCGAGGAGCACGACCGCTACGCGCTCGACTTCATCGAGGCCGTCGCCGAGATCAAGGCCGCCTGCCCCCACGTCCACTTCTCGGGCGGGCTTTCCAACCTCTCGTTCTCCTTCCGCGGCAACGAGACGGTGCGCCGCGCGATGCACTCGGTCTTCCTCTACTACGCGATCCCCGCCGGGCTCGACATGTCGATCGTGAACGCAGGCCAGCTTGACGTCTACGACCAGATCGACCCCGCCTTGCGCGAAGCCTGCGAGGACGTGATCCTGATGCGCACGCCCAAGGCGGGTGGCGACCAGACCGCGACCGAGCGCCTGATCGAACTGGCCGAAAGCTTCAAGGGCAAGGACAAGGCGCAGGAAAAGGCCACGCAGGAGTGGCGCACCTGGGAGCCGGTCAAGCGCATCGAGCACGCGCTCGTGCGCGGCATCGACGCGCACATCGTCGACGACACCGAAGAAGCGCGCCAGGCGATCTTCGCAGCGGGCGGACGCCCGATCGAAGTGATCGAAGGGCCGCTCATGGACGGCATGAATGTCGTGGGCGACCTGTTCGGCTCGGGCAAGATGTTCCTGCCCCAGGTGGTGAAGTCCGCGCGCGTGATGAAGAAGGCGGTCGCCCACCTCATCCCCTTCATCGAGGCGGAAAAAGACGCCAATTCCAAGGCCAAGGGCCGGATCATCATGGCCACCGTCAAGGGCGACGTCCATGACATCGGCAAGAACATCGTGGGCGTCGTGCTCCAGTGCAACGGCTACGAGGTCATTGACCTTGGCGTCATGGTCCCCTGGTCCACGATCCTGGAGACCGCGCAGAAGGAAGACGTCGACATCATCGGCCTCTCCGGCCTCATCACGCCCTCCTTGGACGAGATGGTGACGGTGGCCGAAGAGATGCAGCGCGCGGACATGAAGATCCCGCTCCTCATCGGCGGGGCGACCACCTCCAAGGTCCACACGGCGCTGCGCATCGACCCGGCCTATACGGGCGCGGTCATCCACGTGCTCGACGCCAGCCGTGCGGTCGGCGTCGCCTCGCAGCTTCTCTCCGACACCCAAGCCGAGGGCTACATCGAATCCGTCGCCATCGACTACGAGAAGGTGCGCGAGGCCCGCGCGGGCAAGGGCAAGCGCGACGTCCTGCCCATCGCGGACGCGCGCGCCAACGCCTTCAAGCCGGACTTCGCCGACAAGGCGCCCGCGCCGATGCAGCCCGGCCTCCACGTCTTCGAGGACTGGGACCTTGCAGACCTTCGCGAAACCTTCGACTGGACGCCCTTCTTCCGCGCCTGGGAACTGGCGGGCACCTACCCGGCCATCCTCAACGATGAAGTGGTGGGCGAAAGCGCGCGCAATCTCTTTGAGGACGCGCACAAGATGCTCGACACCATCGTCGAGGAGAAGTGGCTGACGGCCCGGGGCGTCTGTTCGTTCTGGGAATGTCACCAGGACGGCGACGACATCCTTCTGACCGACGGCACGCGGCTTCCCATGCTGCGCCAGCAGGTCGAGAAGTCGCGCGACCGCGCCAACTTCTGCCTCTCCGACTTCGTCGATCCGGCGGGCGACTGGCTGGGCGGCTTTGCCGTGGGCATCCATGGCATCGACGAACACATCGCCCGCTTCAAGGCCGCGCACGATGATTATTCCGACATCCTCCTGAAAGCGCTGGCCGACCGCTTCGCCGAAGCCTTTGCCGAGCGTCTGCACCAGCACGTGCGCACCACGCTCTGGGGCTATTCGCCCGACGAGCAGCTCACCAACGAGGCGCTCATCCGTGAGCAGTACCGCGGCATCCGCCCGGCCCCGGGCTACCCGGCCTGTCCGGACCATTCGCTGAAGCCGATCCTGTTCGATCTCCTGCGCGCGCAGGACACTGCCGGGATCACGCTCACCGAAAGCCAGGCCATGCTGCCGACTTCGGCCGTCTCGGGCTTCTACTTCGCGCACCCCGAGAGCCAGTACTTCGGCGTCGCGCGCATCGGGCGCGACCAGTTGGAGGATTACGCAGGGCGGCGCGGCATCGACATCGCCACGGCCGAACGCTGGCTCCGCCCCAACCTCGACTGA
- a CDS encoding homocysteine S-methyltransferase family protein: MTPREAFQEQARRRILITDGAFGTEIQNWKLSEADYAGDLDLGHDQKGNNDILALTKPEVPEAIHRAYFEAGADIAETNTFSANRISQADYGAQGLVREINVASAQLARKVADEFTAKDGRPRFVAGAIGPTNKTLSLSPDVNDPGYREIDWDTLVDVYKEQAAALVEGGADFILIETVFDTLNAKAGIMAVRQLEAELGREVPIMLSMTLTDLSGRNLSGHTVEAFWHAVRHARPLTIGLNCSFGATQLRPHVKVLSEIADSLIMIYPNAGLPNELGAYDEMPETTAGFVREWADAGQVNVLGGCCGSTPAHIAEIAKAVESLPPRRVPELAPVTRLAGLEPFTMAA, translated from the coding sequence ATGACGCCCCGTGAAGCCTTCCAGGAACAGGCCCGCCGCCGCATCCTCATTACCGACGGGGCCTTTGGCACCGAGATCCAGAACTGGAAGCTCTCCGAGGCCGACTACGCGGGCGATCTGGATCTGGGCCACGACCAGAAGGGCAACAACGACATCCTCGCCCTGACCAAGCCCGAAGTGCCCGAGGCGATCCACCGCGCCTACTTCGAAGCCGGCGCGGACATTGCCGAGACCAACACCTTCTCGGCCAACCGCATCAGCCAGGCCGATTACGGCGCACAGGGGCTCGTGCGCGAGATCAACGTCGCCTCCGCCCAGCTTGCGCGCAAGGTCGCCGACGAGTTCACCGCGAAGGACGGGCGCCCCCGATTCGTTGCGGGCGCCATCGGCCCCACCAACAAGACCCTCTCGCTCAGCCCCGACGTCAACGACCCGGGCTATCGCGAGATCGACTGGGACACGCTTGTCGATGTCTACAAGGAACAGGCCGCAGCGCTCGTCGAAGGCGGCGCCGACTTCATCCTGATCGAAACCGTGTTCGACACGCTCAACGCCAAGGCCGGGATCATGGCCGTGCGCCAGCTCGAGGCCGAGCTGGGCCGCGAGGTTCCGATCATGCTCTCGATGACGCTGACCGACCTGTCGGGCCGCAACCTCTCGGGCCACACGGTCGAGGCGTTCTGGCACGCAGTGCGTCATGCCAGGCCGCTCACCATCGGGCTCAACTGCTCGTTCGGTGCGACCCAGCTGCGCCCGCACGTCAAGGTCCTCTCCGAGATCGCCGACAGTCTCATCATGATCTACCCCAACGCCGGGCTTCCCAACGAACTGGGTGCCTATGACGAAATGCCCGAAACCACGGCGGGCTTCGTCAGGGAATGGGCCGACGCGGGCCAGGTCAACGTGCTGGGCGGTTGCTGCGGATCGACGCCCGCGCACATCGCCGAGATCGCCAAGGCGGTGGAGAGCCTGCCGCCCCGCCGCGTGCCCGAGCTTGCCCCCGTGACCCGCCTCGCCGGGCTCGAACCCTTCACCATGGCCGCCTGA
- a CDS encoding DUF2726 domain-containing protein, protein MPDEILALIDKPHLLIAVLAIGGVLGMAVERFVESSKRAERRAYWQKRKAKGARFSGRRKSASKESVTATSRVSATEQLDIVMDAEFSAQPLLNRPERRLMSVLDACVREGAPDWRVMAQVSMGEIVRSDDEDAYFAVNSKRVDLLVVNDAYEPLHAIEFQGTGHHLGRDAAARDAVKREALRKAGIGYVEVASGDSPSDVRLAVAKLLRQSGRGDQA, encoded by the coding sequence ATGCCTGACGAAATTCTAGCGCTGATCGACAAACCCCATTTGCTTATTGCGGTTCTAGCCATTGGTGGCGTGCTGGGAATGGCGGTCGAACGCTTCGTTGAATCCTCGAAGCGTGCTGAACGCCGTGCCTACTGGCAGAAGCGCAAGGCCAAAGGCGCTCGTTTCTCGGGCCGCCGAAAATCTGCATCGAAGGAGTCGGTCACGGCGACGTCGCGCGTCTCTGCGACGGAGCAACTCGATATCGTCATGGATGCCGAATTTTCGGCGCAGCCTCTTCTTAACCGTCCGGAGAGGCGCTTGATGTCCGTGCTCGATGCATGTGTTCGCGAGGGCGCTCCGGATTGGAGGGTCATGGCGCAAGTGAGCATGGGTGAGATCGTGCGCAGTGACGACGAGGACGCGTACTTTGCCGTCAACTCGAAGCGCGTGGACCTGTTGGTTGTCAATGATGCTTACGAACCGCTTCACGCCATAGAGTTCCAGGGAACGGGGCATCATCTCGGGCGCGATGCTGCCGCGCGCGATGCGGTGAAGCGGGAGGCGCTACGCAAAGCGGGAATCGGCTACGTGGAGGTCGCGAGCGGGGACAGTCCTTCGGATGTGCGATTGGCTGTCGCCAAGCTGCTTCGGCAATCCGGACGGGGCGACCAGGCCTGA
- a CDS encoding L,D-transpeptidase family protein, with the protein MSSIQRKACGLLSSLSALSLLAQPVLAQSRAQSGPEDILPRPHSPAAQASPTSTPSSAPTRAPKNAPAPTTATVVSEGTATRTTSEPVVQELFLSAPVLPWNISDAQDLLATIRGIGSEGLLPADYQPEALQAAIAAGEGDALDELASKLLGWLVEDLRDGRTPMPARVQWFAVDPDRDEMPTGKVMAQALAAHDIPGLVAALAPTVPDYAALKEELAATPKAQKDRRLLIMANMDRWRWLKRDLGEVYLLTNVPEFQLRLTVKNKIIRTYKTVVGKPGRTATPQLAETVSAVVFNPTWTVPQSIVKGEGLGQKVLNNPTWARNAGYKATKDANGNVWVVQQPGPNNSLGMMKIDMPNEHAIFLHDTPSKQYFNHEVRAYSHGCIRTERAVELGMTMAILGAGMSGSEAADISRSGKYTKVEMTRTFPVYLTYFTIARDIEGNLETFGDIYGRDKPVLESFQQPRQLKTSQRKSEEEIIKLDNPL; encoded by the coding sequence ATGAGCAGCATCCAGCGCAAGGCCTGTGGCCTTCTTTCGAGTCTTTCGGCGCTCTCCCTCCTGGCCCAGCCGGTGCTGGCGCAGAGTCGTGCGCAGAGCGGCCCCGAAGATATCCTGCCCCGCCCGCATTCGCCCGCCGCGCAGGCCTCTCCCACATCGACGCCGAGCTCCGCGCCTACGCGCGCTCCGAAGAACGCCCCCGCGCCGACCACTGCGACCGTGGTGAGCGAGGGGACGGCCACGCGCACCACGTCCGAGCCGGTGGTGCAGGAGCTCTTCCTTTCCGCGCCCGTGCTGCCCTGGAATATCTCGGACGCGCAGGATCTTCTCGCCACGATCCGCGGGATCGGGAGCGAGGGCCTGTTGCCGGCCGATTATCAGCCCGAAGCGCTCCAGGCCGCGATCGCGGCGGGTGAGGGCGATGCGCTCGACGAACTCGCGAGCAAACTCCTGGGCTGGCTGGTTGAGGACCTGCGTGACGGACGCACGCCCATGCCCGCGCGCGTGCAGTGGTTCGCGGTCGATCCCGACCGCGATGAGATGCCCACTGGCAAGGTGATGGCCCAGGCACTGGCCGCGCACGACATTCCCGGCCTCGTCGCCGCGCTGGCGCCGACTGTGCCGGACTACGCCGCGCTCAAGGAAGAACTGGCCGCGACGCCCAAGGCGCAGAAGGACCGGCGTCTCCTCATCATGGCCAACATGGATCGCTGGCGCTGGCTCAAGCGCGATCTGGGCGAAGTCTATCTCCTGACCAACGTGCCCGAGTTCCAGCTGCGCCTCACGGTCAAGAACAAGATCATCCGCACCTACAAGACGGTCGTCGGCAAGCCGGGGCGTACTGCGACGCCGCAGCTGGCCGAAACGGTCTCGGCGGTCGTGTTCAACCCGACCTGGACCGTGCCGCAGTCGATCGTGAAGGGCGAGGGTCTGGGCCAGAAGGTGCTCAACAACCCGACCTGGGCGCGCAATGCGGGCTACAAGGCCACCAAGGACGCCAACGGCAACGTCTGGGTCGTCCAGCAGCCGGGCCCGAACAATTCGTTGGGCATGATGAAGATCGACATGCCCAACGAGCACGCGATCTTCCTGCACGACACGCCCTCCAAGCAGTATTTCAACCACGAAGTGCGCGCTTACAGCCACGGCTGCATCCGCACCGAACGCGCGGTCGAACTGGGCATGACGATGGCGATCCTGGGGGCTGGCATGTCGGGCAGCGAGGCGGCCGACATCTCGCGCTCGGGCAAGTACACCAAGGTCGAGATGACCCGTACCTTTCCGGTCTATCTCACCTACTTCACCATCGCGCGCGATATCGAAGGCAACCTCGAAACCTTCGGCGACATCTACGGTCGCGACAAGCCCGTTCTGGAAAGCTTCCAGCAGCCCCGCCAGCTCAAGACCTCCCAGCGCAAGAGCGAGGAAGAAATTATCAAGCTGGATAACCCGCTGTAA